The sequence GTCTTTTCATAAGCATCGTCAAAAGTAAAGACCACGGTGTTGCGCTTGGGGTCGAAGTGATTGTTAGCAAGTTGCGATGGTGTAGGCGCCTGCCACCCTCTCCGCCGAAACCAATTCACCTGCCTCGCAAATCCTTCCGGCGAAGCGTTCAGCCGCCGATCTTCCTTCTTAATAATCGGCGCCCCAACCTTATGATAACCAAGAACAACAATCATGGAGCTATCCTTTATATACTTATCCGTGTCATTCTGAATGACACTTTGAAAAGAAAACCCTTATGCCCCCAACGCCTCTCTCACCAACCTTGGGATATCCTGTGTGGTGTCGGCAACGGGGGTGTTGGCGGATTTCAGGGCGGCTAGTTTGGATTCAGGGCCGCCTTGGCCGCCCGAGATGATTGCTCCGGCATGACCCATTCGTTTGCCGGGAGGAGCGGTGCGGCCGGAAATAAAACCGATTACCGGCTTTTTCATCTGCTTGATATACTCAGCGGCCTCTTCTTCATCGGTTCCGCCGATTTCACCCACCAAAACAATAACATCAGTGGCAGGATCGGCTTCAAAAAGAGGCAGGATATCGATGAATCTTGAACCTAAAACAGGGTCGCCGCCAATACCAACACAGGTGCTCTGCCCTAACCCGACTCGGGTGAGCTCCCATACGATTTCATAAGTTAGGGTGCCCGATCGAGAGATCATGCCGATGTTGCCGTGAGTAAAAATGTTGTCGGGCATGATGCCGATTTTGCATTTGCTTGGTGTGATTACCCCTGGGCAGTTAGGGCCAATTAAGCGTGTCTCGCCTTTCGCCCGAAGCATATTGACAACCCGTACCATATCTGAAGTTGGAATCCCTTCAGTGATGGAAATTACTAAGGGTAAATGCGCATTGGCTGCCTCGGCAATCGAGTCGGCAGCGAATGGAGGGGGAACGAAGCTAACGG is a genomic window of bacterium containing:
- the sucD gene encoding succinate--CoA ligase subunit alpha; the encoded protein is MAILIDENTRVVVSGMTGREGEFHTRQMLEYGTKVVAGVTPGKGGIEFLGLPVFDSIEQAVKATGANASVSFVPPPFAADSIAEAANAHLPLVISITEGIPTSDMVRVVNMLRAKGETRLIGPNCPGVITPSKCKIGIMPDNIFTHGNIGMISRSGTLTYEIVWELTRVGLGQSTCVGIGGDPVLGSRFIDILPLFEADPATDVIVLVGEIGGTDEEEAAEYIKQMKKPVIGFISGRTAPPGKRMGHAGAIISGGQGGPESKLAALKSANTPVADTTQDIPRLVREALGA